From one Nycticebus coucang isolate mNycCou1 chromosome 14, mNycCou1.pri, whole genome shotgun sequence genomic stretch:
- the SIPA1 gene encoding signal-induced proliferation-associated protein 1 has product MPMWAGGVGSPRRGMAPAPTDDLFARKLRQPARPPLTPHTFEPRTARGPLLRSGSDAGEARPPTPASPRARAHSHEEAGCPATASTRLFTDPLALLGLPAEEPEPAFPPVLEPRWFAHYDVQSLLFDWAPRPRGTGGHTEASSGTLASAEDLAVSSDLLLRAPGFVCELGGEGELGLGGPAPPPVPPTLPNAAVSILEEPQNRTSAYSLEHADLGAGYYRKYFYGKEHQNFFGLDEVLGPVAVSLRREEKEGSGGGTLHSYRIIVRTTQLRTLRGTISEDALPPGPPRGLSPRKLLEHVAPRLSPTCLRLGSASPKVPRTLLTLDEQVLSFQRKVGILYCRAGQGSEEEMYNNQDAGSAFMQFLTLLGDVVRLKGFENYRAQLDTKTDSTGTHSLYTTYQDHEIMFHVSTMLPYTPNNQQQLLRKRHIGNDIVTIVFQEPGSKPFCPTTIRSHFQHVFLVVRAHAPCTPHTSYRVAVSRTQDTPAFGPALPRGGGPFAANADFRAFLLAKALNGEQAAGHARQFHAMATRTRQQYLQDLATNEVTTTSLDSASRFGLPSLGGRRRASPRSQGAELQAAGSLVWGVRAAPGARVAAGAEAGGPDGIEVPCLLGISAEAFVLVAPRDGRVVFNCACRDVLAWTFSELQLDLYHGRGEAITLRFDGPPGQAVGEVVARLQLVSRGCETRELALPRDGQGRLGFEVDAEGFVTHVERFTFAETAGLCPGARLLRVCGQTLPSLGPEAAAQLLHSAPKVCVTVLPPDDSGRPRRSFSELYRLSLQEPSRRGAPDPGDPEPAQEEAPRVVLLPVTKQLLHLCLQDGSSPPGPQDLAEERTEFLHSQNSPSSHSSLSDEAPVLPNTTPDLLLATTAKSSTPGADRETPHTQDGPSCLSGSEDKDDPAPELRASFLPRTLSLRNSISKIMSEAGSETLEDEWQSISEIASTCNTILESLSREGQPIPESGDSKGTPKSDAETESGSLSEKVSHLESMLRKLQEDLQKEKADRAALEEEVRSLRHNNRRLQAESESAATRLLLASKQLGSPTTDLV; this is encoded by the exons ATGCCCATGTGGGCCGGTGGTGTGGGGAGCCCTCGGCGGGGCATGGCCCCTGCACCCACAGATGACCTCTTCGCCCGAAAGCTGCGCCAGCCAGCACGGCCTCCACTGACACCACACACCTTTGAGCCAAGGACAGCCCGGGGCCCGCTACTGCGCAGTGGCAGCGATGCAGGCGAGGCCAGGCCCCCCACGCCAGCCAGCCCCCGTGCCCGAGCTCACAGCCACGAGGAGGCTGGCTGCCCTGCTACAGCTTCCACACGTCTGTTCACTGACCCACTGGCACTTCTGGGGTTGCCAGCAGAGGAACCAGAACCTGCTTTCCCGCCAGTGCTTGAGCCTCGATGGTTTGCCCACTATGATGTGCAGAGCCTACTCTTTGATTGGGCTCCAAGGCCACGAGGAACAGGGGGCCACACTGAGGCCAGCTCTGGGACACTGGCTTCAGCTGAGGACCTGGCTGTGAGCTCAGACCTGCTGCTTAGGGCCCCTGGCTTTGTGTGTGAGCTTGGGGGTGAGGGTGAGCTAGGCCTGGGTGGACCAGCACCTCCACCTGTGCCCCCCACGTTGCCCAATGCGGCTGTGTCTATACTGGAGGAGCCACAGAACCGAACCTCAGCCTACAGCTTGGAGCACGCAGACCTGGGTGCTGGCTACTACCGCAAGTACTTCTATGGCAAAG AACACCAGAACTTCTTTGGGCTGGACGAGGTGCTGGGCCCAGTGGCAGTGAGCCTGCGGcgggaggagaaggaaggcagCGGAGGGGGCACCCTGCACAGCTACCGCATCATCGTGCGGACCACACAG CTCCGGACCCTCCGTGGCACCATCTCAGAGGATGCACTGCCACCAGGGCCCCCTCGGGGCCTGTCCCCAAGGAAGCTTCTGGAGCATGTGGCACCAAGGTTGAGTCCAACCTGTCTGCGCCTGGGCTCGGCTTCACCCAAGGTGCCTCGCACGTTGCTCACACTGGACGAGCAAGTG CTGAGCTTCCAGCGCAAAGTGGGCATCCTGTACTGCCGGGCAGGCCAGGGCTCAGAGGAGGAGATGTACAACAACCAGGATGCAGGATCAGCCTTCATGCAATTCCTCACCTTGCTGGGTGATGTGGTGCGGCTCAAAGGCTTTGAGAATTACCGGGCCCAGCTGGACACCAAAA CGGATTCCACGGGCACACACTCCCTCTACACCACGTACCAGGACCATGAGATCATGTTCCATGTGTCTACGATGCTGCCTTATACCCCTAACAACCAGCAGCAG CTCCTGCGCAAGCGCCATATCGGCAACGACATTGTGACCATCGTGTTCCAGGAACCTGGCAGCAAGCCCTTCTGCCCCACCACCATCCGCTCCCACTTCCAGCATGTGTTCCTGGTGGTTCGGGCGCACGCTCCCTGCACCCCACATACCTCTTACAG GGTGGCCGTGAGCCGCACTCAGGACACCCCGGCCTTTGGGCCAGCCCTGCCCCGCGGTGGAGGCCCCTTTGCGGCCAACGCGGACTTCCGGGCTTTCCTGCTGGCCAAGGCGCTCAATGGCGAACAGGCGGCCGGCCACGCACGCCAGTTCCATGCCATGGCCACGCGCACGCGCCAGCAGTACCTTCAGGACCTGGCCACCAACGAAGTGACCACTACGTCGCTGGACTCCGCTTCGCGCTTCGGCCTGCCCTCCCTGGGCGGGAGGCGCCGAGCATCCCCTCGGAGCCAGGGCGCCGAGCTGCAGGCGGCGGGCTCGCTGGTGTGGGGCGTGCGCGCGGCGCCTGGGGCGCGGGTTGCAGCCGGGGCCGAGGCTGGAGGCCCCGATGGCATCGAGGTACCCTGCCTACTGGGCATCTCGGCCGAGGCTTTTGTGTTGGTGGCGCCGCGCGACGGCCGCGTAGTCTTTAACTGTGCCTGTCGCGACGTGCTAGCCTGGACCTTCTCTGAGCTGCAGCTCGACTTGTACCACGGCCGTGGAGAGGCGATTACCCTGCGGTTCGACGGTCCTCCGGGCCAAGCGGTGGGAGAGGTGGTGGCGCGCCTACAG CTGGTGAGCAGGGGCTGTGAGACCCGCGAGCTGGCCCTGCCCCGCGACGGCCAAGGTCGCCTGGGCTTCGAGGTGGATGCGGAGGGCTTCGTCACGCATGTGGAGCGCTTCACGTTCGCCGAGACGGCGGGGCTGTGTCCCGGGGCGCGTCTGCTGCGCGTGTGCGGCCAGACGCTGCCCAGCCTCGGTCCTGAGGCCGCCGCCCAGTTGCTGCACTCAGCACCCAAGGTCTGCGTCACCGTCCTGCCCCCCGACGACAGCGGCCGGCCCCGCAG GAGCTTTTCGGAGCTGTACAGGCTGTCTCTGCAGGAGCCCAGCCGGCGAGGGGCCCCAGATCCAGGGGATCCAGAACCAGCTCAGGAGGAAGCACCAAGGGTGGTCCTGCTGCCTGTTACAAAGCAGCTGCTGCATCTGTGCCTGCAAGATGGCAGTAGCCCTCCAGGGCCTCAGGATCTGGCTGAGGAGCGGACTGAGTTCCTGCATAGCCAGAATTCGCCCTCATCCCACAG CTCCCTGTCAGATGAGGCCCCAGTCCTGCCCAACACCACTCCAGACCTCCTCTTGGCCACCACAGCCAAGTCATCAACACCTGGTGCTGACAGGGAGACACCCCACACCCAG GATGGGCCTAGCTGTCTCAGTGGTTCTGAGGACAAGGATGACCCAGCTCCAGAGCTGAGGGCCTCCTTTCTGCCACGAACCTTGTCTCTGCGGAACTCCATCAGCAAGA TCATGTCAGAGGCAGGCAGCGAGACTCTGGAGGATGAGTGGCAGTCCATCTCAGAGATTGCCTCCACTTGCAACACCATTCTGGAGTCACTGTCCAGGGAGG GACAGCCCATCCCAGAGAGTGGAGACTCCAAGGGAACTCCAAAGTCTGATGCTGA GACAGAGTCTGGGAGCCTCTCGGAGAAGGTCTCTCACTTGGAGTCCATGCTCAGGAAACTGCAGGAGGACCTGCAGAAG gAGAAGGCAGACAGGGCAGCCCTGGAGGAGGAGGTACGGAGCCTGAGGCATAACAACCGGCGGCTACAGGCTGAGTCGGAGAGCGCAGCCACTCGCCTGCTCCTGGCCTCTAAGCAGTTGGGCTCACCTACTACCGACTTGGTCTGA